From a single Populus nigra chromosome 18, ddPopNigr1.1, whole genome shotgun sequence genomic region:
- the LOC133678404 gene encoding probable LRR receptor-like serine/threonine-protein kinase At1g74360 isoform X1 codes for MKEEEKTDNFWQVVVFMLLILITGSVVVAGDSLDTDRQVLLDLKSFLEERNQVNRGQYSQWNRQSSNPCNWSGILCTHDGSRVSAINFTASNISGDLYNNFSSLTALTYLDLSRNTFTGAVPSDLSNCHNLVYLNLSHNILEGELNLTGLSRLETLDLSMNRIFGGIQFSFPEICSNLVVANVSANKFSGRIDNVFDGCLKLQFLDLSTNFFSGEIWKGFSRLKQFSVSENYLSGEVSESFFSKNNCSLQVLDLSGNNFTGKVPSNVSNCRNLDILNLWGNNFNGEIPSEIGLISSLKGLFLGNNTFSPTIPESLLNLRNLVFLDLSRNNFGGDIQKIMGRFTQLKFLVLHGNSYTGGLYSSGILKLANLVRLDLSNNNFTGPLPVEISEMHSLKFLILAYNRFNITIPQEYGNFQSLQALDLSFNNLTGQIPSSLGKLRSLLWLMLANNKLTGEIPPELGNCSSLLWLNLANNQLSGSIPHELMNVGRDPTPTFESNKQDEGIIAGSGECLTMKRWIPADYPPFSFVYTILNRKTCRSIWDRLLKGVGIFPVCAAGSTVRTFQISGYLQLSGNQLSGEVPGDIGKMQSFSMLHLGFNELNGRLPPQIGKLPLVVLNLTKNNFSGEIPNEIGNIKCLQNLDLSYNNFSGTFPVSLNNLSEVSKFNISYNPFISGTVPTTGQLATFEKESYLGDPLLKLPNFIINSMDPPPNEYPKIKKKENKKWVAVLVLLTMTMAFLICGLVSLFVCMLVKSPPESPRYLFEDTKYRQHDFESSSGTSSPCFSDTVKVIRLDRTAFTHADILKATDSFSESRIIGKGGFGTVYRGVLPDGREVAIKKLQREGIEGEKEFRAEMEVLTGNGFSWPHPNLVTLYGWCLYGAEKILVYEYMEGGSLEDVISDRMRLPWRRRIDIAIDVGQALVYLHHECSLAIVHRDVKASNVLLDKDGRARVTDFGLARFVDVGDSHVSTTVAGTIGYVAPEYGQSLHATTKGDVYSFGVLAMELATGRRAVDGGEECLLEWARRVMGSWRYGFSRAMIPVVLLGSGLVEEAEEMFELLKIGIRCTAEAPQSRPNMKEVLAMLIKLSCSRPGRGEISFLSQADFQDEMR; via the exons atgaaagaagaagaaaaaactgatAATTTTTGGCAGGTTGTAGTATTCATGCTCTTAATCTTGATTACAG GTTCAGTGGTTGTGGCTGGAGATTCTCTTGACACGGATAGACAAGTCCTTCTAGACCTGAAATCATTCCTCGAAGAACGTAACCAAGTAAACAGAGGACAGTACTCTCAGTGGAACCGGCAGAGCTCAAATCCCTGCAACTGGTCTGGAATCCTATGCACACATGATGGTTCAAGAGTTAGTGCCATTAACTTCACTGCCAGTAACATCTCTGGAGATCTGTATAACAACTTCTCGTCTCTGACGGCACTCACTTACCTTGATCTTTCTCGAAACACTTTTACTGGTGCTGTTCCTAGTGATTTGAGCAACTGTCATAATCTTGTTTATCTCAACCTCTCACATAACATCCTTGAGGGTGAACTCAACTTGACTGGCTTGTCTAGATTGGAGACCCTTGACTTGTCTATGAATAGGATTTTTGGGGGAATTCAGTTCAGCTTTCCAGAAATTTGTAGTAACTTAGTTGTGGCAAATGTTTCAGCGAATAAATTCAGTGGTAGGATTGACAACGTCTTTGATGGCTGTTTGAAATTGCAGTTCCTTGATTTAAGCACGAACTTTTTCAGTGGGGAAATATGGAAAGGTTTTTCGAGGCTCAAGCAGTTCTCTGTATCTGAGAATTATCTCAGCGGAGAAGTTTCAGAGTCATTCTTTTCTAAGAATAATTGTAGCCTGCAAGTATTGGACTTGTCAGGAAACAATTTCACCGGTAAGGTACCAAGCAACGTATCAAATTGCAGAAATTTGGATATTTTGAATCTGTGGGGAAACAATTTCAATGGAGAAATTCCATCAGAGATAGGCTTGATTTCAAGTCTTAAAGGTTTGTTCTTGGGGAACAACACATTTTCTCCCACCATACCAGAGTCTCTTTTGAACTTGCGTAACTTGGTCTTTTTGGATTTGAGCAGAAACAATTTTGGGGGTGACATACAAAAGATAATGGGGAGATTCACACAGCTGAAGTTTCTAGTGTTACATGGGAATTCATATACCGGTGGCTTATATTCTTCAGGCATCCTCAAACTAGCTAATCTTGTTCGATTAGACCTGAGCAACAACAACTTCACGGGTCCATTGCCTGTTGAAATCTCTGAAATGCACAGCTTGAAGTTCTTGATCCTAGCGTATAATCGATTTAACATCACTATACCACAAGAGTACGGAAATTTTCAAAGCTTGCAAGCTCTCGATCTCTCCTTCAACAACCTAACTGGTCAAATACCATCTTCTCTTGGAAAGTTGAGGTCGCTCTTGTGGTTAATGCTTGCAAACAATAAGTTGACAGGTGAAATTCCACCTGAATTGGGAAACTGTAGTAGTTTGTTGTGGTTGAACCTTGCCAACAACCAGCTCTCCGGCAGTATTCCACATGAATTGATGAATGTTGGAAGGGACCCCACACCAACATTTGAATCAAACAAGCAGGATGAAGGCATCATTGCTGGTTCTGGTGAGTGTTTGACAATGAAGAGGTGGATTCCTGCAGATTATCCCCCATTCAGTTTTGTATACACAATCCTAAATAGGAAGACATGCAGGAGCATATGGGATAGGTTGCTTAAAGGGGTTGGCATTTTCCCTGTATGCGCTGCAGGATCTACTGTCCGTACGTTTCAAATCTCAGGTTATCTTCAATTGAGCGGCAACCAGCTTTCTGGAGAGGTCCCAGGAGATATTGGTAAGATGCAGAGTTTCAGTATGTTGCATTTGGGTTTCAATGAGCTCAATGGTAGGCTCCCTCCCCAGATTGGAAAATTGCCACTTGTAGTCCTAAACCTCACCAAAAACAACTTCTCAGGTGAAATTCCAAATGAAATTGGGAACATCAAATGCTTACAGAATCTGGATTTATCTTACAACAACTTCTCAGGCACGTTTCCTGTTAGCTTAAACAACTTGAGTGAGGTGAGCAAGTTCAACATCTCATACAATCCTTTCATTTCTGGTACAGTCCCAACAACTGGGCAGTTGGCAACATTTGAGAAAGAATCCTACCTTGGTGATCCACTCCTGAAACTTCCCAATTTTATCATCAACTCGATGGATCCTCCGCCCAATGAATATCCCAAAATCAAGAAGAAGGAGAATAAAAAGTGGGTTGCAGTTCTGGTGCTGTTAACAATGACTATGGCTTTCTTAATCTGCGGACTGGTTTCACTTTTTGTTTGCATGCTGGTGAAAAGTCCACCAGAATCACCAAGATACCTCTTTGAGGATACCAAATACCGCCAGCATGACTTTGAATCAAGTTCAGGGACTTCATCTCCATGTTTTTCAGATACAGTTAAGGTCATACGTTTGGACAGAACAGCATTCACTCATGCTGACATTTTGAAGGCAACAGACAGTTTTTCAGAAAGTAGAATAATCGGAAAGGGAGGATTTGGAACAGTTTACAGGGGAGTATTGCCTGATGGAAGAGAGGTAGCAATTAAGAAGCTACAAAGAGAAGGAATTGAAGGTGAAAAGGAGTTTAGAGCTGAAATGGAAGTTCTAACCGGAAATGGCTTCAGCTGGCCTCACCCAAACCTTGTGACACTTTATGGGTGGTGTCTTTATGGTGCAGAGAAAATATTGGTGTACGAGTACATGGAGGGTGGAAGCTTGGAGGATGTTATATCAGATAGGATGAGGCTGCCATGGAGGAGGCGTATTGACATAGCAATCGATGTGGGACAAGCATTAGTATATCTTCACCACGAGTGCTCCCTTGCTATTGTGCACCGTGATGTCAAGGCTAGCAATGTCCTCCTAGATAAAGATGGCAGAGCACGAGTCACAGATTTTGGCCTCGCTAGATTTGTTGATGTTGGGGATAGCCATGTTAGTACAACGGTGGCTGGCACTATTGGGTATGTTGCGCCGGAATATGGCCAAAGTTTGCATGCGACCACCAAAGGTGATGTGTACAGTTTTGGGGTATTGGCAATGGAACTGGCAACAGGGAGGCGAGCTGTGGATGGAGGGGAAGAATGTCTATTGGAATGGGCTAGAAGAGTGATGGGAAGCTGGAGATATGGATTCAGTAGAGCTATGATACCAGTAGTGCTTCTGGGCTCTGGGTTAGTCGAGGAAGCAGAGGAGATGTTTGAGCTACTAAAGATTGGGATAAGATGTACTGCAGAGGCACCACAGTCTAGACCCAACATGAAGGAGGTGCTAGCCAtgctaataaaattatcatgcaGCAGACCAGGCCGCGGGGAGATTTCATTCCTCTCTCAGGCTGATTTTCAAGATGAAATGAGATAA
- the LOC133678404 gene encoding probable LRR receptor-like serine/threonine-protein kinase At1g74360 isoform X2 gives MFLSCKLIAGSVVVAGDSLDTDRQVLLDLKSFLEERNQVNRGQYSQWNRQSSNPCNWSGILCTHDGSRVSAINFTASNISGDLYNNFSSLTALTYLDLSRNTFTGAVPSDLSNCHNLVYLNLSHNILEGELNLTGLSRLETLDLSMNRIFGGIQFSFPEICSNLVVANVSANKFSGRIDNVFDGCLKLQFLDLSTNFFSGEIWKGFSRLKQFSVSENYLSGEVSESFFSKNNCSLQVLDLSGNNFTGKVPSNVSNCRNLDILNLWGNNFNGEIPSEIGLISSLKGLFLGNNTFSPTIPESLLNLRNLVFLDLSRNNFGGDIQKIMGRFTQLKFLVLHGNSYTGGLYSSGILKLANLVRLDLSNNNFTGPLPVEISEMHSLKFLILAYNRFNITIPQEYGNFQSLQALDLSFNNLTGQIPSSLGKLRSLLWLMLANNKLTGEIPPELGNCSSLLWLNLANNQLSGSIPHELMNVGRDPTPTFESNKQDEGIIAGSGECLTMKRWIPADYPPFSFVYTILNRKTCRSIWDRLLKGVGIFPVCAAGSTVRTFQISGYLQLSGNQLSGEVPGDIGKMQSFSMLHLGFNELNGRLPPQIGKLPLVVLNLTKNNFSGEIPNEIGNIKCLQNLDLSYNNFSGTFPVSLNNLSEVSKFNISYNPFISGTVPTTGQLATFEKESYLGDPLLKLPNFIINSMDPPPNEYPKIKKKENKKWVAVLVLLTMTMAFLICGLVSLFVCMLVKSPPESPRYLFEDTKYRQHDFESSSGTSSPCFSDTVKVIRLDRTAFTHADILKATDSFSESRIIGKGGFGTVYRGVLPDGREVAIKKLQREGIEGEKEFRAEMEVLTGNGFSWPHPNLVTLYGWCLYGAEKILVYEYMEGGSLEDVISDRMRLPWRRRIDIAIDVGQALVYLHHECSLAIVHRDVKASNVLLDKDGRARVTDFGLARFVDVGDSHVSTTVAGTIGYVAPEYGQSLHATTKGDVYSFGVLAMELATGRRAVDGGEECLLEWARRVMGSWRYGFSRAMIPVVLLGSGLVEEAEEMFELLKIGIRCTAEAPQSRPNMKEVLAMLIKLSCSRPGRGEISFLSQADFQDEMR, from the coding sequence ATGTTCTTGTCCTGCAAATTAATTGCAGGTTCAGTGGTTGTGGCTGGAGATTCTCTTGACACGGATAGACAAGTCCTTCTAGACCTGAAATCATTCCTCGAAGAACGTAACCAAGTAAACAGAGGACAGTACTCTCAGTGGAACCGGCAGAGCTCAAATCCCTGCAACTGGTCTGGAATCCTATGCACACATGATGGTTCAAGAGTTAGTGCCATTAACTTCACTGCCAGTAACATCTCTGGAGATCTGTATAACAACTTCTCGTCTCTGACGGCACTCACTTACCTTGATCTTTCTCGAAACACTTTTACTGGTGCTGTTCCTAGTGATTTGAGCAACTGTCATAATCTTGTTTATCTCAACCTCTCACATAACATCCTTGAGGGTGAACTCAACTTGACTGGCTTGTCTAGATTGGAGACCCTTGACTTGTCTATGAATAGGATTTTTGGGGGAATTCAGTTCAGCTTTCCAGAAATTTGTAGTAACTTAGTTGTGGCAAATGTTTCAGCGAATAAATTCAGTGGTAGGATTGACAACGTCTTTGATGGCTGTTTGAAATTGCAGTTCCTTGATTTAAGCACGAACTTTTTCAGTGGGGAAATATGGAAAGGTTTTTCGAGGCTCAAGCAGTTCTCTGTATCTGAGAATTATCTCAGCGGAGAAGTTTCAGAGTCATTCTTTTCTAAGAATAATTGTAGCCTGCAAGTATTGGACTTGTCAGGAAACAATTTCACCGGTAAGGTACCAAGCAACGTATCAAATTGCAGAAATTTGGATATTTTGAATCTGTGGGGAAACAATTTCAATGGAGAAATTCCATCAGAGATAGGCTTGATTTCAAGTCTTAAAGGTTTGTTCTTGGGGAACAACACATTTTCTCCCACCATACCAGAGTCTCTTTTGAACTTGCGTAACTTGGTCTTTTTGGATTTGAGCAGAAACAATTTTGGGGGTGACATACAAAAGATAATGGGGAGATTCACACAGCTGAAGTTTCTAGTGTTACATGGGAATTCATATACCGGTGGCTTATATTCTTCAGGCATCCTCAAACTAGCTAATCTTGTTCGATTAGACCTGAGCAACAACAACTTCACGGGTCCATTGCCTGTTGAAATCTCTGAAATGCACAGCTTGAAGTTCTTGATCCTAGCGTATAATCGATTTAACATCACTATACCACAAGAGTACGGAAATTTTCAAAGCTTGCAAGCTCTCGATCTCTCCTTCAACAACCTAACTGGTCAAATACCATCTTCTCTTGGAAAGTTGAGGTCGCTCTTGTGGTTAATGCTTGCAAACAATAAGTTGACAGGTGAAATTCCACCTGAATTGGGAAACTGTAGTAGTTTGTTGTGGTTGAACCTTGCCAACAACCAGCTCTCCGGCAGTATTCCACATGAATTGATGAATGTTGGAAGGGACCCCACACCAACATTTGAATCAAACAAGCAGGATGAAGGCATCATTGCTGGTTCTGGTGAGTGTTTGACAATGAAGAGGTGGATTCCTGCAGATTATCCCCCATTCAGTTTTGTATACACAATCCTAAATAGGAAGACATGCAGGAGCATATGGGATAGGTTGCTTAAAGGGGTTGGCATTTTCCCTGTATGCGCTGCAGGATCTACTGTCCGTACGTTTCAAATCTCAGGTTATCTTCAATTGAGCGGCAACCAGCTTTCTGGAGAGGTCCCAGGAGATATTGGTAAGATGCAGAGTTTCAGTATGTTGCATTTGGGTTTCAATGAGCTCAATGGTAGGCTCCCTCCCCAGATTGGAAAATTGCCACTTGTAGTCCTAAACCTCACCAAAAACAACTTCTCAGGTGAAATTCCAAATGAAATTGGGAACATCAAATGCTTACAGAATCTGGATTTATCTTACAACAACTTCTCAGGCACGTTTCCTGTTAGCTTAAACAACTTGAGTGAGGTGAGCAAGTTCAACATCTCATACAATCCTTTCATTTCTGGTACAGTCCCAACAACTGGGCAGTTGGCAACATTTGAGAAAGAATCCTACCTTGGTGATCCACTCCTGAAACTTCCCAATTTTATCATCAACTCGATGGATCCTCCGCCCAATGAATATCCCAAAATCAAGAAGAAGGAGAATAAAAAGTGGGTTGCAGTTCTGGTGCTGTTAACAATGACTATGGCTTTCTTAATCTGCGGACTGGTTTCACTTTTTGTTTGCATGCTGGTGAAAAGTCCACCAGAATCACCAAGATACCTCTTTGAGGATACCAAATACCGCCAGCATGACTTTGAATCAAGTTCAGGGACTTCATCTCCATGTTTTTCAGATACAGTTAAGGTCATACGTTTGGACAGAACAGCATTCACTCATGCTGACATTTTGAAGGCAACAGACAGTTTTTCAGAAAGTAGAATAATCGGAAAGGGAGGATTTGGAACAGTTTACAGGGGAGTATTGCCTGATGGAAGAGAGGTAGCAATTAAGAAGCTACAAAGAGAAGGAATTGAAGGTGAAAAGGAGTTTAGAGCTGAAATGGAAGTTCTAACCGGAAATGGCTTCAGCTGGCCTCACCCAAACCTTGTGACACTTTATGGGTGGTGTCTTTATGGTGCAGAGAAAATATTGGTGTACGAGTACATGGAGGGTGGAAGCTTGGAGGATGTTATATCAGATAGGATGAGGCTGCCATGGAGGAGGCGTATTGACATAGCAATCGATGTGGGACAAGCATTAGTATATCTTCACCACGAGTGCTCCCTTGCTATTGTGCACCGTGATGTCAAGGCTAGCAATGTCCTCCTAGATAAAGATGGCAGAGCACGAGTCACAGATTTTGGCCTCGCTAGATTTGTTGATGTTGGGGATAGCCATGTTAGTACAACGGTGGCTGGCACTATTGGGTATGTTGCGCCGGAATATGGCCAAAGTTTGCATGCGACCACCAAAGGTGATGTGTACAGTTTTGGGGTATTGGCAATGGAACTGGCAACAGGGAGGCGAGCTGTGGATGGAGGGGAAGAATGTCTATTGGAATGGGCTAGAAGAGTGATGGGAAGCTGGAGATATGGATTCAGTAGAGCTATGATACCAGTAGTGCTTCTGGGCTCTGGGTTAGTCGAGGAAGCAGAGGAGATGTTTGAGCTACTAAAGATTGGGATAAGATGTACTGCAGAGGCACCACAGTCTAGACCCAACATGAAGGAGGTGCTAGCCAtgctaataaaattatcatgcaGCAGACCAGGCCGCGGGGAGATTTCATTCCTCTCTCAGGCTGATTTTCAAGATGAAATGAGATAA